One stretch of Miscanthus floridulus cultivar M001 chromosome 18, ASM1932011v1, whole genome shotgun sequence DNA includes these proteins:
- the LOC136520321 gene encoding probable magnesium transporter NIPA6 — MAMEEAVSDNTKGLSLAVASSAFIGASFILKKIGLLRAAKCGARAGGGGYTYLSEPLWWAGMTTMLLGEVANFIAYVFAPAVLVTPLGALSIIVSSVLAHFVLKERLEKLGVLGCVSCIVGSVVVVMHAPEEHMPNSVKEIWNLATQPGFLAYAVTTLLLVGTLVLFFEPRYGQTNILIYLGICSSMGSLTVVSIKAIGVAIKLTLDGVNQAAYPYTWLFLMVAIVCGVSQINYLNKALDTFNLAIVSPIYYVMFTTLTIVASGIMFKDWAGQSFSSIASELCGLITILSGTILLHTAEEGANNSAALLPWPLDKGSISWCISLSTDNLLKNVEEDYFVALQSSPAPV; from the exons ATGGCGATGGAGGAGGCGGTGTCCGACAACACCAAGGGCCTGTCGCTCGCCGTCGCCTCCAGCGCCTTCATCGGCGCCAGCTTCATCCTCAAGAAGATCGGCCTCCTGCGCGCCGCCAAGTGCGGCGCCCGCGCAG GTGGTGGAGGATACACTTACCTCTCCGAGCCACTGTGGTGGGCCGGAATGACCACAA TGCTGCTTGGGGAGGTCGCAAACTTCATTGCTTACGTATTTGCGCCAGCTGTACTCGTGACTCCACTCGGAGCGTTAAGCATAATCGTGAG TTCAGTGTTGGCACACTTTGTGCTCAAGGAGCGGCTTGAGAAGCTCGGGGTACTTGGATGTGTATCGTGCATAGTAGGCTCAGTTGTTGTTGTTATGCATGCTCCTGAAGAGCATATGCCAAACTCTGTCAAAGAAATCTGGAACCTAGCTACCCAACCAG GATTTCTAGCATATGCGGTGACAACATTGTTACTCGTGGGAACACTAGTACTCTTCTTTGAACCTCGATACGGTCAGACTAACATCCTGATATATCTGGGTATCTGCTCTTCAATGGGATCACTAACG GTTGTTAGCATCAAAGCCATTGGTGTTGCCATAAAGCTTACGCTGGACGGAGTGAATCAGGCTGCTTATCCATACACATGGCTTTTTCTTATGGTTGCAATTGTCTGTGGGGTTTCTCAAATAAATTACCTGAACAAG GCACTGGATACCTTTAATCTGGCTATTGTTTCCCCTATTTATTATGTAATGTTTACTACCCTTACAATAGTGGCGAGTGGAATTATGTTTAAG GACTGGGCTGGTCAAAGCTTTAGTAGTATTGCTTCTGAATTATGTGGCCTAATAACCATCCTTTCTGGGACCATTTTGTTGCACACAGCAGAGGAGGGAGCCAACAATTCTGCAG CTTTGTTGCCTTGGCCTTTGGATAAAGGGTCTATATCATGGTGTATCAGCTTAAGCACTGACAATCTGTTAAAGAATGTTGAAGAGGACTACTTCGTAGCTCTGCAAAGTTCACCTGCCCCAGTATGA